A genomic stretch from Theropithecus gelada isolate Dixy chromosome 2, Tgel_1.0, whole genome shotgun sequence includes:
- the MSL2 gene encoding E3 ubiquitin-protein ligase MSL2 isoform X1, translating into MNPVNATALYISASRLVLNYDPGDPKAFTEINRLLPYFRQSLSCCVCGHLLQDPIAPTNSTCQHYVCKTCKGKKMMMKPSCSWCKDYEQFEENKQLSILVNCYKKLCEYITQTTLARDIIEAVDCSSDILALLNDGSLFCEETEKPSDSSFTLCLTHSPLPSTSEPTTDPQASLSPMSESTLSIAIGSSVINGLPTYNGLSIDRFGINIPSPEHSNTIDVCNTVDIKTEDLSDSLPPVCDTVATDLCSTGIDICSFSEDIKPGDSLLLSVEEVLRSLETVSNTEVCCPNLQPNLEATVSNGPFLQLSSQSLSHNVFMSTSPALHGLSCTAATPKIAKLNRKRSRSESDSEKVQPLPISTIIRGPTLGASAPVTVKRESKISLQPIATVPNGGTTPKISKTVLLSTKSMKKSHEHGSKKSHSKTKPGILKKDKAVKEKIPSHHFMPGSPTKTVYKKPQEKKGCKCGRATQNPSVLTCRGQRCPCYSNRKACLDCICRGCQNSYMANGEKKLEAFAVPEKALEQTRLTLGINVTSIAVRNASTSTSVINVTGSPVTTFLAASTHDDKSLDEAIDMRFDC; encoded by the coding sequence GACATTTGCTACAAGATCCTATTGCACCCACCAACTCCACCTGCCAACATTATGTCTGCAAAACTTGTAAAGGCAAGAAAATGATGATGAAACCTTCCTGTAGCTGGTGCAAAGACTATGAGCAGTTTGAGGAAAACAAGCAGTTAAGCATCCTAGTGAACTGCTACAAAAAACTATGCGAGTATATAACACAGACTACACTGGCACGGGATATAATAGAAGCAGTTGACTGTTCTTCTGATATTTTGGCTTTGCTTAATGATGGATCATTGTTTTGTGAGGAGACAGAAAAACCCTCAGATTCATCCTTTACTTTGTGTTTGACACATTCCCCTTTACCTTCAACCTCAGAACCCACAACTGATCCTCAAGCTAGTTTATCTCCAATGTCTGAAAGCACCCTCAGCATTGCTATTGGCAGTTCTGTTATCAATGGTTTGCCTACTTATAATGGGCTTTCAATAGATAGATTTGGTATAAATATTCCTTCACCTGAACATTCAAATACAATTGACGTATGTAACACTGTTGACATAAAAACCGAGGATCTGTCTGACAGCCTGCCACCCGTTTGTGACACGGTAGCCACTGACTTATGTTCCACAGGCATTGATATCTGCAGTTTCAGTGAAGATATAAAACCTGGAGACTCTCTGTTACTGAGTGTTGAGGAAGTACTCCGCAGCTTAGAAACTGTTTCAAATACAGAGGTCTGTTGCCCTAATTTGCAGCCGAACTTGGAAGCCACTGTATCCAATGGACCTTTTCTGCAGCTTTCTTCCCAGTCTCTTAGCCATAATGTTTTTATGTCCACCAGTCCTGCACTTCATGGGTTATCATGTACAGCAGCAACTCCGAAGATAGCAAAATTGAATAGAAAACGATCCAGATCAGAGAGCGACAGTGAGAAAGTTCAGCCACTTCCAATTTCTACCATTATTCGAGGCCCAACACTGGGGGCATCTGCTCCTGTGACGGTGAAACGGGAGAGCAAAATTTCTCTTCAACCTATAGCAACTGTTCCCAATGGAGGCACAACGCCTAAAATCAGCAAGACTGTACTTTTATCTACTAAAAGCATGAAAAAGAGTCATGAACATGGATCCAAGAAATCTCACTCTAAAACCAAGCCAGGTATtcttaaaaaagacaaagcagtAAAGGAAAAGATTCCTAGTCATCATTTTATGCCAGGAAGTCCTACCAAGACTGTGTACAAAAAACCCCAGGAAAAGAAAGGGTGTAAATGTGGGCGTGCTACTCAAAATCCAAGTGTTCTTACATGCCGAGGCCAACGCTGCCCTTGCTACTCTAACCGCAAAGCCTGCTTAGATTGTATATGTCGTGGCTGCCAAAACTCCTATATGGCCAATGGGGAGAAGAAGCTGGAGGCATTTGCCGTGCCAGAAAAGGCCTTGGAGCAGACCAGGCTCACTTTGGGCATTAACGTGACTAGCATTGCTGTGCGTAACGCTAGTACCAGCACCAGTGTAATAAATGTCACAGGGTCCCCAGTAACGACGTTTTTAGCTGCCAGTACACATGATGATAAAAGTTTGGATGAAGCTATAGACATGAGATTCGACTGTTAA
- the MSL2 gene encoding E3 ubiquitin-protein ligase MSL2 isoform X2 produces the protein MMMKPSCSWCKDYEQFEENKQLSILVNCYKKLCEYITQTTLARDIIEAVDCSSDILALLNDGSLFCEETEKPSDSSFTLCLTHSPLPSTSEPTTDPQASLSPMSESTLSIAIGSSVINGLPTYNGLSIDRFGINIPSPEHSNTIDVCNTVDIKTEDLSDSLPPVCDTVATDLCSTGIDICSFSEDIKPGDSLLLSVEEVLRSLETVSNTEVCCPNLQPNLEATVSNGPFLQLSSQSLSHNVFMSTSPALHGLSCTAATPKIAKLNRKRSRSESDSEKVQPLPISTIIRGPTLGASAPVTVKRESKISLQPIATVPNGGTTPKISKTVLLSTKSMKKSHEHGSKKSHSKTKPGILKKDKAVKEKIPSHHFMPGSPTKTVYKKPQEKKGCKCGRATQNPSVLTCRGQRCPCYSNRKACLDCICRGCQNSYMANGEKKLEAFAVPEKALEQTRLTLGINVTSIAVRNASTSTSVINVTGSPVTTFLAASTHDDKSLDEAIDMRFDC, from the coding sequence ATGATGATGAAACCTTCCTGTAGCTGGTGCAAAGACTATGAGCAGTTTGAGGAAAACAAGCAGTTAAGCATCCTAGTGAACTGCTACAAAAAACTATGCGAGTATATAACACAGACTACACTGGCACGGGATATAATAGAAGCAGTTGACTGTTCTTCTGATATTTTGGCTTTGCTTAATGATGGATCATTGTTTTGTGAGGAGACAGAAAAACCCTCAGATTCATCCTTTACTTTGTGTTTGACACATTCCCCTTTACCTTCAACCTCAGAACCCACAACTGATCCTCAAGCTAGTTTATCTCCAATGTCTGAAAGCACCCTCAGCATTGCTATTGGCAGTTCTGTTATCAATGGTTTGCCTACTTATAATGGGCTTTCAATAGATAGATTTGGTATAAATATTCCTTCACCTGAACATTCAAATACAATTGACGTATGTAACACTGTTGACATAAAAACCGAGGATCTGTCTGACAGCCTGCCACCCGTTTGTGACACGGTAGCCACTGACTTATGTTCCACAGGCATTGATATCTGCAGTTTCAGTGAAGATATAAAACCTGGAGACTCTCTGTTACTGAGTGTTGAGGAAGTACTCCGCAGCTTAGAAACTGTTTCAAATACAGAGGTCTGTTGCCCTAATTTGCAGCCGAACTTGGAAGCCACTGTATCCAATGGACCTTTTCTGCAGCTTTCTTCCCAGTCTCTTAGCCATAATGTTTTTATGTCCACCAGTCCTGCACTTCATGGGTTATCATGTACAGCAGCAACTCCGAAGATAGCAAAATTGAATAGAAAACGATCCAGATCAGAGAGCGACAGTGAGAAAGTTCAGCCACTTCCAATTTCTACCATTATTCGAGGCCCAACACTGGGGGCATCTGCTCCTGTGACGGTGAAACGGGAGAGCAAAATTTCTCTTCAACCTATAGCAACTGTTCCCAATGGAGGCACAACGCCTAAAATCAGCAAGACTGTACTTTTATCTACTAAAAGCATGAAAAAGAGTCATGAACATGGATCCAAGAAATCTCACTCTAAAACCAAGCCAGGTATtcttaaaaaagacaaagcagtAAAGGAAAAGATTCCTAGTCATCATTTTATGCCAGGAAGTCCTACCAAGACTGTGTACAAAAAACCCCAGGAAAAGAAAGGGTGTAAATGTGGGCGTGCTACTCAAAATCCAAGTGTTCTTACATGCCGAGGCCAACGCTGCCCTTGCTACTCTAACCGCAAAGCCTGCTTAGATTGTATATGTCGTGGCTGCCAAAACTCCTATATGGCCAATGGGGAGAAGAAGCTGGAGGCATTTGCCGTGCCAGAAAAGGCCTTGGAGCAGACCAGGCTCACTTTGGGCATTAACGTGACTAGCATTGCTGTGCGTAACGCTAGTACCAGCACCAGTGTAATAAATGTCACAGGGTCCCCAGTAACGACGTTTTTAGCTGCCAGTACACATGATGATAAAAGTTTGGATGAAGCTATAGACATGAGATTCGACTGTTAA